The Desulfonatronospira thiodismutans ASO3-1 region TGTGCATATTCTCTCCAAAAAATTAAGTCATCTTCCTCAATTTTTCGAATTTGTTTACGAAATCCTTCTCCATAATTTTTTTTACCTATTATTTCTGCTCCAACTTTCTCAAATGAATCGTCATCTTCATTGTATATGCCATGTTCTTCTTTAACAATTGTTACATCCCCCAAGATTTTACCTCCTCCTCCACCACCAGTCTGAATCACTTCTCCATTAGCATGCATGCTACCTTTAAAGTCTTCATCCAGTGCTCCATTAATTGTAATATCACTTTCTGAAACAATCCCAACATTAAATGAACTATGTATAGCCTTTTGTGCTATCATCGTGCTTTTAATAATAGCTTCAGCTCTATTTTCTTCATTGATATTAACAGCTAGAAGTTTTACTCCTTTTTTGTAATTTGGATTATCATAAAAAACACTTAAGTCGACTACAGATATAAGATCGTCCTTATCATTATCTTCAGTATAATATAATCTTAAGTTCACAGAATCTCCCTGACTTAAATCACATATATCACCAAAGCTAGAATTGGCAGTCAGTCTATATTTAGGTGAGAAATCAAAAAAGTCTTCAGGCACCTCATCAGCCCCATCACCTTCCCAGCAAGTAGATACGGTATGTCTTAAAGCCTCAGTAGCAAGAGCAATCCCCGTTTCAGCATTATTAAACGCCTCATTTTTCAACTGCAGGTTACGAGAAATCTTCAGATCTAGATCTGAGTCTGTGGCCATGCCCATGACCACGATGCTCATGACAAGTAGTATCAGAAGTGCCATGATCAAGGCGCTTCCTTTCTGGGCGTTACCAAATGAACCTTCCATTTGGTATATATTTGTAAACATAGCCCCACCTTAAGCAATCAACATGAGCGTTGATGTAAAAGCTATTAGCAACCTTCTTCTTTTTCGCCACCTACAACGCGTCTAACATTTCTAGTCTTTTTCCCTCGGTACTCCCAACTGGCCTTTACCTTTATCACCCACATAGGGTTCGCATCTGCCAAGATGCTCCCACACTCATTAATTTTTTCCATGTCCCATTCAATCTCATATTTTAAACCACCTATTGCTATCTCCTCATTTTCACTGCATAAACTACTGTTACAATATGCTTCTGGATTCCCTGCCAACTCCTCAATCTTGGACTGGACCAGTTCCGTGGCCACAGTCATGGTCCTACTGAGGCCGCGGTTGGATACCGAAGCATCCTGCGCCGCCATCCAGCCCACAATACCCACCACCAGAATGAGCATGGCAATGAGTGCTTCCACCAGGGTAAAGCCGGTCTGCCTCTCCTGTGGAACCTTTTGTAATGGTAGCATGTTGTGCATATCTATTGTTCGCCTGCCATAAATGTTGCCAGATTTATTATCTCCTCAGACAGCCAGTAGCCTTTAACTCTTATATACTTTAAACTCCCGACATCTCCCTGAGCATGACCGGATAATCCTGCTTAAAAACATTGATTATGTTTTTGTCCAGAACATGCAAAGATTCCACAAGCTCAACTGGAAAGGAATCAAGTCGAAAAGCCAGGGTCTCCCGATCAAGAACACACTTTTTTCCGGCTTCCTCCATGACCACGGCCCAGTCTTGAGGATCATGCCTGTAAACTGTATACAGGTCGAATACATCCTTCGGTTCATCACGTCCAAGAATGGCACAGACCTTGTTAGCACATAAGTTGAGCAAATTATCCAGGACCA contains the following coding sequences:
- a CDS encoding PilX N-terminal domain-containing pilus assembly protein, with translation MFTNIYQMEGSFGNAQKGSALIMALLILLVMSIVVMGMATDSDLDLKISRNLQLKNEAFNNAETGIALATEALRHTVSTCWEGDGADEVPEDFFDFSPKYRLTANSSFGDICDLSQGDSVNLRLYYTEDNDKDDLISVVDLSVFYDNPNYKKGVKLLAVNINEENRAEAIIKSTMIAQKAIHSSFNVGIVSESDITINGALDEDFKGSMHANGEVIQTGGGGGGKILGDVTIVKEEHGIYNEDDDSFEKVGAEIIGKKNYGEGFRKQIRKIEEDDLIFWREYAQDHGQYYSEDVTLDNISNDEEFIFVDGDLVISSQADMPRDITVIASGDIDFRGSPKWDDAEDDYDTVTTSVIAGGDITFAGSGEKHAIFWSNGSFTHNGSAKIKGSIVAADKIQNPDVELHGTFEFEHSENIDNAFLPNQICIDQVSWTELS
- a CDS encoding type IV pilus modification PilV family protein, which codes for MHNMLPLQKVPQERQTGFTLVEALIAMLILVVGIVGWMAAQDASVSNRGLSRTMTVATELVQSKIEELAGNPEAYCNSSLCSENEEIAIGGLKYEIEWDMEKINECGSILADANPMWVIKVKASWEYRGKKTRNVRRVVGGEKEEGC